A portion of the Brevundimonas pondensis genome contains these proteins:
- the putA gene encoding bifunctional proline dehydrogenase/L-glutamate gamma-semialdehyde dehydrogenase PutA, translated as MTPTDLKHWDDLDRNKFRDEGAVVAELLANPGLTTAERADVLRDAIALVDQARASQKKQGVVESFLQEFSLGTREGLALMCLAEALLRTPDADTRDRLIAEKIGSADWASHMGQSDSLFVNASTWGLMLTGKLVDVDDEAKTDLSGFLKRIAGRLGEPVIRQAVATAVKIMGEQFVVGRTIEAALKRSDREGWLCSFDMLGEGARTTADAERYEKIYADAIEAVGKTAKGQGPEAGHGVSVKLSALSPRYQAVQEDRVWEELYPRILRLALIAAKYDINYTIDAEEADRLALSLKLLERLAREPELGDWKGLGLAVQAYQKRTTETVAKLAELAKSSGRRLMVRLVKGAYWDTEIKLAQVNGRTDYPVFTTKPATDLNYLVCAKALIEASPYIYAQFATHNAHTLAAVRRMARDRNVTIEHQRLHGMGEALYDAAHEAWADEQVIVRAYAPVGGHEELLPYLVRRLLENGANSSFVHALLDERVPAAAVAADPITAVEAQPDRHPRIPVPMNIYGDRQNSLGRDYSQAADRERHAKALERVDSEKLTSGPIIGGKLKAGVNPQDVTNPFDRSQVLGHVSEASVEDVDAAVMAAANAQVAWDRIGGAGRAPILRAMADVLEADMDRLVALLSREAGKTLNDGVAEVREAADFCRYYALLAERDFGGRQTLKGPTGETNELVLHGRGVFAAISPWNFPLAIFTGQIAAALAAGNAVVAKPAEQTPLIAAEAVRLFYKAGLNPDLLALVPGRGEIVGAALTAHPGIDGVAFTGGTDTASAINRGLAARPGAIIPFIAETGGLNAMFVDTTALKEQVIDDVILSAFGSAGQRCSALRILYAPKEAADALIEGLKGALATQILGDPTETKSDIGPVIDAESRANLEAHVARLSKEAKIVARAELPAGADKGDLFAPTIAEIPTPDFLEREVFGPILHVYRYDSKDLKSVAAKLAARGYGLTLGVHSRIEAFADEVVRLVPAGNVYVNRSIIGAVVGVQPFGGEGLSGTGPKAGGPNSLIRYAAEKAISVNIAAQGGDPALLNL; from the coding sequence ATGACGCCGACCGACCTCAAGCACTGGGACGATCTGGACCGGAACAAGTTCCGCGACGAGGGCGCTGTGGTCGCCGAACTGCTGGCCAATCCCGGCCTGACCACGGCCGAGCGCGCCGACGTGCTGCGTGACGCTATCGCCCTGGTCGATCAGGCCCGGGCCAGCCAGAAGAAGCAGGGCGTGGTCGAGAGCTTCCTGCAGGAGTTTTCTCTGGGCACCCGCGAGGGTCTGGCCCTGATGTGCCTGGCCGAGGCCCTGCTGCGCACGCCCGACGCCGACACCCGCGACCGCCTGATCGCCGAGAAGATCGGCTCGGCCGACTGGGCCTCGCACATGGGCCAGTCCGACAGCCTGTTCGTCAACGCCTCGACCTGGGGCCTGATGCTGACCGGCAAGCTGGTCGATGTGGACGACGAGGCCAAGACCGACCTGTCGGGCTTCCTCAAGCGTATCGCCGGGCGTCTGGGCGAGCCGGTCATCCGTCAGGCCGTGGCCACCGCCGTCAAGATCATGGGCGAGCAGTTCGTCGTCGGCCGCACCATCGAGGCGGCGCTGAAGCGCTCGGACCGCGAGGGTTGGCTGTGCAGCTTCGACATGCTGGGCGAGGGCGCCCGCACGACCGCAGACGCCGAACGCTATGAAAAGATCTACGCCGACGCTATCGAGGCCGTGGGCAAGACCGCCAAGGGTCAGGGGCCAGAGGCCGGTCACGGCGTCTCGGTCAAGCTGTCGGCCCTGTCGCCTCGCTATCAGGCGGTGCAGGAAGACCGCGTCTGGGAAGAGCTCTATCCCCGCATCCTGCGTCTCGCCCTGATCGCTGCCAAATACGACATCAACTACACCATCGACGCCGAGGAGGCTGACCGTCTGGCCCTGTCGCTGAAGCTGCTGGAGCGGCTGGCGCGCGAGCCGGAACTGGGCGACTGGAAGGGCCTCGGCCTGGCCGTTCAGGCCTATCAGAAGCGCACGACCGAGACGGTGGCCAAGCTGGCCGAACTGGCCAAGTCCTCGGGTCGTCGTCTGATGGTGCGTCTGGTCAAGGGCGCCTACTGGGACACCGAGATCAAGCTGGCCCAGGTCAACGGCCGCACCGACTATCCTGTCTTCACCACCAAGCCCGCGACCGATCTCAACTATCTGGTCTGCGCCAAGGCTCTGATCGAGGCCTCGCCCTACATCTACGCCCAGTTCGCCACCCACAACGCCCACACCCTGGCCGCCGTGCGCCGCATGGCCCGCGACCGCAACGTGACCATCGAGCACCAGCGTCTGCACGGCATGGGCGAGGCCCTCTATGACGCCGCGCACGAGGCCTGGGCCGACGAGCAGGTCATCGTCCGCGCCTATGCTCCCGTCGGCGGTCATGAAGAACTGCTGCCCTATCTGGTGCGCCGTTTGCTGGAAAACGGCGCCAACTCCTCCTTCGTCCACGCCCTGCTGGACGAGCGCGTTCCGGCGGCCGCCGTCGCCGCCGACCCCATCACCGCCGTCGAGGCCCAGCCCGACCGCCACCCCAGGATTCCGGTTCCCATGAACATCTACGGCGATCGCCAGAACTCCCTCGGCCGCGACTATTCGCAGGCCGCCGACCGTGAACGTCACGCCAAGGCCCTGGAGCGCGTCGACAGCGAGAAGCTGACGTCGGGTCCCATCATCGGCGGCAAGCTGAAGGCCGGGGTGAACCCGCAGGACGTGACCAACCCGTTCGACCGCTCGCAGGTCCTGGGCCATGTGTCGGAAGCTTCGGTCGAGGATGTGGACGCCGCCGTCATGGCCGCCGCCAACGCCCAGGTCGCCTGGGACCGCATCGGCGGCGCCGGTCGCGCCCCGATCCTGCGCGCCATGGCCGACGTGCTGGAAGCCGACATGGACCGTCTGGTCGCCCTGCTGTCGCGTGAAGCGGGCAAGACCCTGAACGACGGCGTGGCCGAGGTGCGCGAAGCCGCCGACTTCTGCCGCTATTACGCCCTGCTGGCCGAGCGCGACTTCGGCGGTCGCCAGACCCTGAAGGGCCCGACGGGCGAGACCAATGAACTGGTGCTGCACGGTCGCGGCGTCTTCGCCGCCATCAGCCCGTGGAACTTCCCCCTGGCCATCTTCACCGGCCAGATCGCTGCGGCCCTGGCCGCCGGCAACGCCGTGGTGGCCAAGCCCGCCGAGCAGACCCCGCTGATCGCCGCCGAGGCCGTTCGTCTGTTCTACAAGGCTGGTCTGAACCCCGACCTGCTGGCCCTGGTTCCGGGTCGCGGCGAGATCGTCGGCGCGGCCCTGACCGCCCATCCGGGCATCGACGGCGTGGCCTTCACCGGCGGCACCGACACCGCCAGCGCCATCAACCGCGGCCTGGCCGCGCGCCCCGGCGCCATCATCCCCTTCATCGCCGAGACCGGCGGCCTGAACGCCATGTTCGTGGACACCACGGCGCTGAAGGAACAGGTCATCGACGACGTCATCCTGTCGGCCTTCGGCTCGGCCGGGCAGCGCTGCTCGGCCCTGCGCATCCTCTATGCGCCCAAGGAAGCCGCCGACGCCCTGATCGAGGGCCTGAAGGGCGCGCTGGCGACCCAGATTCTGGGTGACCCGACTGAGACCAAGAGCGACATCGGCCCGGTCATCGACGCCGAGAGCCGCGCCAATCTGGAAGCCCACGTCGCGCGCCTGTCGAAAGAGGCCAAGATCGTCGCCCGCGCCGAACTGCCGGCCGGCGCCGACAAGGGCGACCTGTTCGCCCCGACCATCGCCGAGATCCCGACGCCGGACTTCCTGGAACGCGAGGTTTTCGGGCCGATCCTGCACGTCTATCGCTATGACTCGAAGGACCTGAAGTCGGTCGCCGCCAAGCTGGCTGCGCGCGGCTACGGCCTGACGCTGGGCGTCCACAGCCGTATCGAGGCCTTCGCCGATGAGGTCGTGCGTCTGGTCCCGGCCGGCAATGTCTATGTGAACCGGTCGATCATCGGCGCTGTCGTGGGCGTGCAGCCCTTCGGCGGCGAAGGCCTGTCCGGCACCGGCCCCAAGGCCGGCGGCCCCAACAGCCTGATCCGCTACGCCGCCGAAAAAGCCATCAGCGTCAACATCGCGGCCCAGGGCGGCGACCCGGCTCTGCTCAACCTGTAA
- a CDS encoding Lrp/AsnC ligand binding domain-containing protein, which produces MQILDDTDRRLLRVLQIDGRISNAELARRCNLSPAACFERVKRLKDRKVITGYAALIDPASADRALLIFIEVLLDRTTGDVFDAFADAVRRQPEVLECHMVAGGFDYLIKARVADMDAYRVFLGDILVRMPGVRETRTYAVLEEVKSTTVLPL; this is translated from the coding sequence ATGCAAATTCTTGACGACACCGACCGCCGCCTGCTGCGCGTGCTCCAGATCGACGGCCGCATCTCCAACGCGGAACTGGCGCGAAGGTGCAATCTGTCGCCCGCCGCCTGCTTCGAACGGGTCAAGCGGCTGAAGGACCGGAAGGTCATCACCGGCTACGCCGCCCTGATCGACCCGGCCTCGGCCGACCGCGCCCTGCTGATCTTCATCGAGGTTCTGCTGGACCGAACCACGGGCGACGTCTTCGACGCCTTCGCCGACGCCGTCCGCCGCCAGCCCGAGGTGCTGGAGTGCCACATGGTCGCCGGCGGCTTCGACTATTTGATCAAGGCGCGGGTGGCCGACATGGACGCCTATCGCGTCTTCCTCGGCGATATTCTGGTGCGGATGCCCGGCGTGCGCGAGACGCGAACCTATGCTGTTCTCGAAGAGGTGAAGTCGACGACGGTCCTGCCGCTCTAA
- a CDS encoding glycosyltransferase family 4 protein gives MRIVLVTDAWEPQVNGVVRTLTRTVAECRAMGHEVEVIEPSQFKTIPCPTYPEIRLALGAEEEIRERLRAFEPEAVHIATEGPLGIATRRICVEWKLPFTTSYHTKFPEYVSARFPIPVQVGYAYMKWFHKPSGRLMVATPTLRDELVEHGFRNVSPWTRGVDTELFRPDLEPIYKEMGGENWPRPFFLNVGRVAVEKNIETFLELDLPGTKIVVGDGPARAELEEKYPEAKFLGARFGEDLARCFADADVFVFPSWTDTFGLVILEAMGAGTPVAAYPAHGPIDIIPGSNAGIIDDDLKTACLEALKLDRQDVRAYAEKFSWRASAEQFVENLQPYPEPARGRFWRRLRRIARLRRKAAA, from the coding sequence ATGCGCATTGTTCTGGTCACCGACGCCTGGGAACCCCAGGTCAACGGCGTCGTCCGCACCCTGACCCGCACCGTGGCCGAGTGCCGCGCCATGGGCCATGAGGTCGAGGTCATCGAACCCAGCCAGTTCAAGACCATCCCCTGCCCCACCTATCCCGAGATTCGGCTGGCCCTGGGCGCCGAAGAAGAGATTCGCGAACGCCTGCGCGCCTTCGAGCCCGAAGCCGTCCATATCGCCACCGAAGGCCCCCTGGGCATCGCCACGCGCCGTATCTGCGTGGAATGGAAGCTGCCGTTCACGACCAGCTATCACACCAAGTTCCCCGAATACGTCTCGGCCCGGTTCCCGATCCCGGTCCAGGTCGGCTACGCCTACATGAAGTGGTTCCACAAGCCGTCGGGCCGGCTGATGGTGGCGACGCCCACCCTGCGCGACGAACTGGTCGAGCATGGCTTCCGCAACGTCTCGCCGTGGACGCGCGGCGTGGACACCGAGCTGTTCCGCCCCGACCTGGAGCCCATCTACAAGGAGATGGGCGGCGAGAACTGGCCCCGCCCCTTCTTCCTCAACGTCGGCCGCGTCGCGGTCGAGAAGAACATCGAGACCTTCCTCGAACTGGACCTGCCGGGCACCAAGATCGTCGTCGGCGACGGCCCGGCCCGCGCCGAACTGGAAGAGAAATATCCCGAGGCCAAGTTCCTGGGCGCCCGCTTCGGCGAGGATCTGGCCCGCTGCTTCGCCGACGCCGACGTCTTCGTCTTCCCCAGTTGGACCGACACCTTCGGCCTGGTGATTCTGGAGGCCATGGGCGCCGGCACCCCGGTTGCCGCCTATCCGGCGCACGGCCCGATCGACATCATCCCCGGCTCGAACGCCGGGATTATCGACGACGACCTGAAGACCGCCTGCCTGGAAGCCCTGAAGCTGGATCGCCAAGACGTGCGCGCCTACGCCGAGAAGTTCAGCTGGCGCGCCTCGGCCGAGCAGTTCGTCGAGAACCTTCAGCCCTATCCCGAGCCCGCGCGCGGCCGCTTCTGGCGTCGCCTGCGCCGCATCGCCCGGCTGAGGCGCAAGGCGGCGGCCTGA
- a CDS encoding substrate-binding domain-containing protein, producing the protein MIRSLKITACTAALLALAACGNNEGGAPGSQKARAGIWAAGSSTVFPFATRAAENFARTSGNTAAPRIESLGTGGGIQAFCAGVGPSTPDIANASRPMKQSEFDRCVANGVTDIVEIKIGFDGIVIATARTGNSFNFELNDLYEGLAKEVPGPNGTFIANPTKTWNDVNKGLPNQRIQVYGPPPTSGTRDAFLELGMAPGGKLIPAVAAFKDDKTKFETLTHTLREDGAWVDSGENDNAIVQTLTRTPGSLGVFGFSFLEQNMDTVKAETIDGVAPSAETIADGSYPLARSLYIYVKKAHVGVTPGLEQFVQEFMSEGAAGRGGYLQDRGLVPLPADQLTAERAKAAAMTSMARPN; encoded by the coding sequence ATGATCCGTTCCCTGAAAATCACCGCCTGCACGGCGGCGCTTCTGGCCCTCGCGGCTTGCGGCAATAACGAGGGCGGCGCGCCCGGCAGCCAGAAGGCCCGCGCGGGCATCTGGGCCGCCGGCTCCTCGACCGTCTTCCCCTTCGCCACGCGCGCGGCCGAGAACTTCGCCCGCACCTCGGGCAATACGGCGGCACCGCGCATCGAGTCGCTGGGCACCGGCGGCGGCATCCAGGCCTTCTGCGCCGGCGTCGGCCCCTCGACCCCGGATATCGCCAACGCCTCGCGTCCGATGAAGCAGAGCGAGTTCGACCGCTGCGTCGCCAACGGCGTCACCGACATCGTCGAGATCAAGATCGGCTTCGACGGCATCGTCATCGCCACCGCCCGCACCGGCAACAGCTTCAACTTCGAGCTGAACGATCTCTACGAAGGTCTGGCCAAGGAAGTGCCCGGCCCGAACGGGACCTTCATCGCCAACCCGACCAAGACGTGGAACGACGTCAACAAGGGCCTGCCAAACCAGCGCATCCAGGTCTATGGCCCGCCGCCCACCTCGGGTACGCGCGACGCCTTCCTGGAGCTGGGCATGGCGCCGGGCGGCAAGCTGATCCCCGCCGTCGCCGCCTTCAAGGACGACAAGACCAAGTTCGAGACCCTGACCCACACCCTGCGTGAAGACGGCGCCTGGGTCGACTCGGGCGAGAACGACAACGCCATCGTTCAGACCCTGACCCGCACCCCGGGTTCGCTGGGCGTATTCGGCTTCTCCTTCCTGGAGCAGAACATGGACACGGTGAAGGCCGAGACCATCGACGGCGTCGCCCCCTCGGCCGAGACCATCGCCGACGGCAGCTATCCGCTGGCCCGCAGCCTCTACATCTACGTCAAGAAGGCCCATGTGGGCGTGACGCCGGGCCTGGAGCAGTTCGTCCAGGAGTTCATGTCGGAAGGCGCCGCCGGTCGCGGCGGCTACCTGCAGGATCGCGGCCTGGTGCCGCTGCCCGCAGACCAGCTGACCGCCGAACGCGCCAAGGCCGCGGCCATGACCTCGATGGCCCGTCCGAACTAA
- the phnE gene encoding phosphonate ABC transporter, permease protein PhnE, with the protein MTSAPLTPAAIPAAPLKSAVSWAMDLLVWGGVIAVLLYSIDAVDLGNISRLFSGNESTRLFVHDLLRPDFSDWKMFVAKMWETVQIALWGTFLAVLFGIPLGLAAARNMAPAWVVTPVRWVMNLLRSVPDLVIGLLFVTAVGLGPLAGVLAITLNTAGVLAKLFSEAVESIDKGPVEGVRATGATKLHEIVWGVIPQVAPLWTSFALYRFESNSRSATVLGLIGAGGIGQVLFDSMNAFNFRAVSAIVIIVVVAVTLIDTLSQVMRKRLL; encoded by the coding sequence TTGACCTCTGCTCCCCTGACGCCCGCGGCCATCCCGGCCGCGCCGCTAAAATCCGCCGTCTCCTGGGCGATGGACCTCCTGGTCTGGGGCGGCGTGATCGCCGTCCTGCTCTACAGCATCGACGCCGTCGACTTGGGCAATATCTCGCGCCTCTTCTCGGGCAACGAGAGCACGCGCCTGTTCGTCCACGACCTGCTGCGTCCGGACTTCTCCGACTGGAAGATGTTCGTCGCCAAGATGTGGGAGACGGTCCAGATCGCCCTGTGGGGCACCTTCCTGGCCGTCCTGTTCGGCATTCCCCTGGGTCTGGCCGCCGCCCGCAACATGGCCCCGGCCTGGGTCGTGACGCCGGTGCGCTGGGTGATGAACCTGCTGCGCTCGGTGCCTGATCTGGTCATCGGTCTGCTGTTCGTCACCGCCGTGGGCCTCGGCCCCCTGGCCGGCGTCCTGGCCATCACCCTGAACACGGCCGGCGTCCTGGCCAAGCTGTTCTCGGAAGCCGTCGAGTCGATCGACAAGGGTCCGGTCGAGGGCGTGCGCGCCACGGGCGCGACCAAGCTGCACGAGATCGTCTGGGGCGTGATTCCTCAGGTGGCTCCGCTGTGGACCTCGTTCGCTCTCTATCGTTTCGAGTCCAACAGCCGCTCGGCCACCGTCCTGGGCCTGATCGGCGCGGGCGGCATCGGTCAGGTGCTGTTCGACAGCATGAACGCCTTCAACTTCCGCGCGGTGTCGGCCATCGTCATCATCGTGGTCGTCGCCGTGACCCTGATCGACACCCTGTCGCAGGTCATGCGCAAGCGCCTGCTGTAA
- the phnD gene encoding phosphate/phosphite/phosphonate ABC transporter substrate-binding protein yields the protein MTRTPITRRLLGVAAVAALTLGLAACGNGEEKTPGAAPTEITFSILSAEGQASSGPLWQPLLDDMSKAIGVPVKPYFGSNYTVLVEAMRGNHTQVGWFSAKPEVEAIDRANAEVIARTVNREGLDSYQSTLIVKKGSGITLDKVLACGKAYNFGIGDAQSTSGTLAPMTFLFNARGVVPSQCFKTVRSANHQANAFGVATGVIDVATSNSVNTIFIRRENPQLAEQIEEIWVSPPIPESGIVVREDLDPVLKEKIRSFFLTYGQGEGAEAERQRKVLAGLEYSRFAAADDSYLNPIREMIADQKRGEAEAKDDKAGVAAATAELQRLRSLREVQP from the coding sequence ATGACCCGCACCCCCATCACCCGCCGCCTGCTCGGCGTCGCCGCCGTCGCCGCGCTCACCCTGGGCCTCGCCGCCTGCGGCAATGGCGAGGAGAAGACCCCGGGCGCTGCGCCGACCGAGATCACCTTCTCCATCCTGTCGGCCGAGGGCCAGGCTTCGTCGGGTCCGCTGTGGCAGCCGCTGCTGGACGACATGTCCAAGGCGATCGGCGTGCCAGTGAAGCCCTATTTCGGTTCGAACTATACGGTTCTGGTCGAGGCCATGCGCGGCAACCACACCCAGGTGGGCTGGTTCTCGGCCAAACCCGAGGTCGAGGCCATCGACCGCGCCAACGCCGAGGTCATCGCCCGCACGGTCAACCGTGAAGGCCTGGACAGCTACCAGTCGACCCTGATCGTCAAGAAGGGCTCGGGCATCACGCTGGACAAGGTGCTGGCCTGCGGCAAGGCCTATAACTTCGGCATCGGCGACGCCCAGTCGACCTCGGGCACCCTGGCGCCCATGACCTTCCTGTTCAACGCGCGCGGCGTCGTGCCGTCGCAGTGCTTCAAGACGGTGCGTTCGGCCAACCATCAGGCCAACGCCTTCGGCGTGGCCACCGGCGTGATCGACGTGGCGACCTCGAACAGCGTCAACACCATCTTCATCCGCCGCGAGAACCCGCAACTGGCTGAACAGATCGAGGAGATCTGGGTCTCGCCGCCGATCCCCGAAAGCGGCATCGTCGTGCGTGAAGACCTGGACCCGGTCCTGAAGGAAAAGATCCGCAGCTTCTTCCTGACCTACGGCCAGGGTGAAGGCGCCGAGGCCGAGCGTCAGCGCAAGGTTCTGGCTGGTCTGGAGTATTCGCGCTTCGCCGCCGCCGACGACAGCTACCTGAACCCGATCCGCGAGATGATCGCCGACCAGAAGCGCGGCGAAGCCGAAGCCAAGGACGACAAGGCCGGCGTCGCCGCCGCGACCGCCGAGCTGCAGCGCCTGCGCAGCCTGCGTGAGGTCCAGCCTTGA
- the phnC gene encoding phosphonate ABC transporter ATP-binding protein, whose translation MSSSTAAVASVRDVSKTYGARKALDGVSVEVAAGEMVALIGPSGSGKSTLLRSITGLHPIDPGKGTIQVFGETVQQNGRITGAVRKARGKLGMIFQQFNLVGRLSLFSNVMLGALGRLPGWRGVFGVWPAADKDKAMAALHRVGVSDYAAQRANTLSGGQQQRGAIARAIVQGAQAILADEPVASLDPVSARKVMELLVELNKRDGMGVIVTLHQVDYAIRYCDRVIALQKGKVVYDGPSTGLDSKRLIEIYGPEYEDAFWEAKA comes from the coding sequence ATGAGTTCTTCAACCGCCGCCGTCGCGTCCGTAAGGGATGTGTCGAAGACCTACGGAGCCAGGAAGGCGCTCGACGGCGTGTCCGTCGAAGTGGCCGCCGGCGAGATGGTCGCCCTGATCGGTCCGTCCGGATCGGGCAAGTCCACCCTGCTGCGCTCCATCACCGGCCTGCACCCCATCGACCCCGGCAAGGGGACGATCCAGGTGTTCGGCGAAACCGTTCAGCAGAACGGCCGCATCACCGGCGCCGTGCGCAAGGCGCGCGGCAAGCTGGGCATGATCTTCCAGCAGTTCAATCTGGTGGGACGGCTGTCGCTCTTCTCCAACGTCATGCTGGGCGCGCTCGGGCGTCTGCCCGGCTGGCGCGGCGTCTTCGGCGTCTGGCCGGCGGCGGACAAGGACAAGGCCATGGCGGCCCTGCACCGCGTCGGCGTGTCCGACTACGCCGCCCAGCGCGCCAACACTCTGTCGGGCGGTCAGCAGCAGCGAGGGGCCATCGCCCGCGCGATCGTCCAGGGCGCGCAAGCCATCCTGGCCGACGAGCCGGTCGCCTCGTTGGACCCGGTCTCGGCCCGCAAGGTCATGGAACTGCTGGTCGAGCTGAACAAGCGCGACGGCATGGGCGTGATCGTCACCCTGCACCAGGTCGACTACGCCATCCGCTACTGCGACCGCGTTATCGCCCTGCAGAAGGGCAAGGTGGTCTATGACGGCCCCTCGACCGGTCTGGACTCCAAGCGCCTGATTGAAATCTACGGTCCCGAGTACGAGGACGCGTTCTGGGAAGCCAAGGCATGA